In Hymenobacter volaticus, the genomic window GGCGCCCGAGTAGTAAGGCTACCAGCAGCAGCGTGCCAAGGCCTACCCACAGCGCATAGAGGCGGAAAGAGGTTGTGAGTTCAGCCCGTTCTTCTTCTAGTTGCCGCAGCCGCAGCTGTTCATCGAAGCCAATAGCATCGAGCTGCTTGATACGCTGTGGGTTGTGCAGACTATCTTGAGCCGTGAGCATAATGCCCATGTACTTCAGCGTACTGTCATTCTGGCCACGAGCTTTAAATACGTCGGCCAGAAGCGTGCTGGTACGCAGCACGCCCACTATAAAGGGCAGCGTTTGACCCACAACCAAGGACTTACGCGCATACAAGACGCAAGAATCGGGCTGCTGACGGCGGTAGAAGAGCTCGGCCATGTACTGAAAAGCACGACACCTACTCCGTAAATCGTTTTCGGGTATCGCCGCCTTGGCGCTACGACGGTAGTGGTCTAATGCCGAGCTGGTTAAGCCCCGCGAGGCTTGCAACCGACCAAGCTCCCTCAGGATATAGGGCTGCGGATTGCCCCAGCAACTCCAGCCAGTAGGAGGGGGCGTAGTCGTTAGATCATGAGCTTGGCGCAAGTAGTAGGAGGCCGAGTCGAGCAGGGCTAATCCTTGGTAACTGGCCCCAATATTGGTTGTGATGCTAGCAAGCAGGGATACATCGTCGAGGTGGGCTTGCTGGTAGGTGGTGCGGGCTTGAAAGTAGTAGCGGAGCGAAGGGCGAAAATCGTCGAGGGCAAAATACAGCAAACCCGTTTGGTTGAGTGTGCGGGCCTCGCCGCGCGCGTCGTGGCTTTGCCGGTTGAGTTGCAGCGCCTGTAGATTAAGGCGGAGCGCTTCGGGCAAGTTGCCGCGTTCAGAGAGCAGAATAGCTAAGCGCGAAAGACAGCGGCCTTCGCCCTTGGGGTAGCCGATACGCCGGGCTAGTTTCAAGCCTTGCAGCGCGTACCACTGCACCGAATCGAAATGTGAGTAGCGGTACGTAGCACTTAAATCGGCTAGCAGCAGTACCCGGCTGGTATCGGTGGAGGCATGGGCCAACGCTTGCTGAAAAGCAGCGGTTTGAGGGCTTTGCCCAGCCCCCTGAAATGCATATAAAACAAGTAAAAAGCAGCCCAGTAATCGTGCAATCATGTCCGAAAGGTAAGCATAGCAAAGTACCTATTTTGTTTTCTCATTGAAACCAAAGTGCTAAGCATAGCTCATCAGTATAGCGAAACTGGTAATCTTGCGTTAGCCTTCAAGATTTGATATTCTTCTTAGCTTATGTTCTTGCGCTTCTACTGCTCGTTGCTGCTCGGGTTCTTGGGTTTTCAAGTTCAAGCGCAGCAACTCACCCCGAGCCCTACCGCCGATACCATCCGCCTGCGTCAGCACTTACTAACGCTTATCAGCACGCCGCAGCCGCGCAACTACTTGCACCCGGCTAGCTTGCAACAGGCCGCCGAGTACATCCAGCAGCAAATGCGCACGGCGGGCGCGCGTACCAGCGAGCAGACCTATGAAGTGCAAGGGAAACCCTACCAAAACCTGATTGGCAGCTACGGGCCCGAAGCAGGGCCGCGCCTTATTATCGGGGCGCACTATGATGTGTGCGGCGAACAGCCCGGTGCCGACGACAATGGCAGCGGTGTAGCCGCGCTCCTGGAATTGGCGCGGCTGCTAGGCCAGCAAACCAATTTGCCCTACCGAATAGATTTGGTGGCTTACACACTAGAGGAACCGCCTTTTTTCCGTACCCGCCAGATGGGTAGCTACGTGCACGCGCAGGCACTGCACGCGGCGGGCGTGCCGGTGCGGGGCATGGTGGCGCTGGAAATGCTAGGCTATTACGACGACCGAAAAGGCAGCCAGCGGTATCCGTTCGGCCCGCTCAAGCTGCTATTCGGTAGCCGCGGCAACTACGTGACGGTGGCGCAGAAATTTGGGAATGGGCGTTTCGGGCGAGAGTTTGCGCGCCGCTACCGTGCCGCCGCGGCTTTGCCCGTGAAGCGGTTTAAGGCACCAGCTTGGCTACCGGGCATCGACTTCTCCGACCACCTCAACTACTGGCAGTTTGGGTATTCGGCCGTGTTGCTCACCGATACGGCTTTCTACCGCAATCAGCACTACCACGAAACCACCGATACGCTCGACCGGCTGGATATGCGCCGGCTAGGGTTGGCGGTAGATGCCGTACTAGCTACCGTATTGCACCCCTGAATTCACTGCGAACCTAACCGTAGCTAGTAAGTAGCGTAAGGGGTAGCGGGAGTGCACGGGTCTTTTCCGGCGCCACTTCCGGAGTTTATGCGAAGATTGCCGCTCGTACTAGGGCTTTGTTTGACGGTCACAGCCGGGTTTGGGCAGGCTTTGCCTCGCCTGCTCGACCACAACACGCTCGGCTGGGTGGTGTACTCAGGCGACCATGCGCTCAGCGACCAGTGGGCGCTACACACCGAGTATCAACTGCGGCGGGTGAAAGTATTGGGTGCTCAGCAGCAGCATCTTGCCCGGCTCGGCTTGGTGCGCCAGCTTACCGACCGGGTGACGGTGAGTGGCGGCTACACGTACTTTCAAACGCACGAATACGGACGCTATCCTACCGTAAGCGGCCTACCCCAGCCCGAACACCGCCTCTATGAAGACGTAACGCTGACGGATGCGTTCGGCCCTCTGCAACTCGAACAACGCTTGCGATTGGAACAGCGCTGGGTTGGGCAACGCGCCGAAGAAGGCGCCGGCCGGGTGCAAGCATGGGAGTATCAGCACCGAATTCGGTACCAGTTGGCAGGAAGCTACCCGCTGCAGGGTCCCACCATCGACGACGGCGAATGGTACCTGAACGCGTTTGACGAGCTGTTTATCAGCTTCGGGCGCAACGTAGGCAACAACATATTCAACCAAAACCGCCTTTCCGGTGGGCTAGGGTACCAATTCAGCGACAACGCAAAAGTCGAACTTAATTACCTCAACCAAGTAACGCAACACGCCGAGCCTAATCCTGCCACTGGCCGGCCCGTGTTTGAAATCAACAACGGCTTTCGGGTGAACATCCTCTATGACCTGGATTTTACGGGCGGTCAGCAAGAGTAAAGCATATAGGGAGTGTCCCCACCCAAACTCGGTCGGTTTGGACAATCAGAAATTCTCGGCCTGTATCGTCCGTGTAGAGATGATGAGGGCGACGCAGCATCCATGCAGGCCAGCCATTAATAAAATCTTCTGGTTTATACCATTCATTGCTGTGGCAAGCCACCCAATCGAGTTGATCGGCTCCGGACAATTGCTGGTACTTGGCTGGCAATGACAAAGTTGAATCACAGTTAGTGAATAATTGGTGGTACGCCTTTATTTTCTCCCCAATACCTGCCACTACTTGCGAAGAATGCGCAAACTCTCGTTCAAACAGCCAGATTGCTAAGTAAAACTCCTCTTGCTGCGCTATTAGCTGCTGATTCCACTGAAAAAATGTTGCGAGCAACACGCGTATGGCTTGTTGCCGGACGGCCAGTGGAATGGTAGTAGCCGTGGTGTGCCAAATACCTAGTCCAAGCTTTCGGTAATCATACTGGCGCCGTAAAAATTCCGTGATATCTAAAAGTTCGGCGCTAGTACTTTGCTTTTCAAGACTGCGCAACAGGCGGTTGGTGCCGCGTGGTTTCTTCATCAGGTCAACTTTAAGAAAAGAAAGTACTATATCTTTGCTGATTTACTATATATTTACTAAATACCTATAGTTTTTCTAGTGTAAGTCCTCACTCACCCTGTTATGGCTCAGCTTGCTTGCCCTAAATGCGAATCGAAGGAAGCCACGAAAAGTGGAGTGGTAGGTGGTAGGCAGCGGTATAAGTGCAAGAACTGCGGTTACCATTACTCGGTGGCGAAAGCCGGTAAGGAAATCAACTCTTACTATGTTATAAAGGCTTTACAACTTTACGTAGAAGGCGTTAGCTACCGCGAAATAGAGCGGCTACTCGGGGTGAGCCACGTAAGCGTGATGAACTGGGTGAAGAAATACGGGATGAAGGCCCCTCGGCAAA contains:
- a CDS encoding tetratricopeptide repeat protein encodes the protein MIARLLGCFLLVLYAFQGAGQSPQTAAFQQALAHASTDTSRVLLLADLSATYRYSHFDSVQWYALQGLKLARRIGYPKGEGRCLSRLAILLSERGNLPEALRLNLQALQLNRQSHDARGEARTLNQTGLLYFALDDFRPSLRYYFQARTTYQQAHLDDVSLLASITTNIGASYQGLALLDSASYYLRQAHDLTTTPPPTGWSCWGNPQPYILRELGRLQASRGLTSSALDHYRRSAKAAIPENDLRSRCRAFQYMAELFYRRQQPDSCVLYARKSLVVGQTLPFIVGVLRTSTLLADVFKARGQNDSTLKYMGIMLTAQDSLHNPQRIKQLDAIGFDEQLRLRQLEEERAELTTSFRLYALWVGLGTLLLVALLLGRHIYKQKQANQRLQYLNNQINQQKEELTQQRDTLGRMVQQLRTAQSQLVLREKMASLGELMASVAHEIKNPMSSVKNLAAISAELCQDLREELAKTVLPIDDQQMIDEMFNNLSQYQSKIVMYTQRAEGL
- a CDS encoding IS1/IS1595 family N-terminal zinc-binding domain-containing protein, which translates into the protein MAQLACPKCESKEATKSGVVGGRQRYKCKNCGYHYSVAKAGKEINSYYVIKALQLYVEGVSYREIERLLGVSHVSVMNWVKKYGMKAPRQTDYHPTYKILNQKELNEFFQDTNNLKGAGLVVTELGDKYMMIRWERFRQG
- a CDS encoding DUF2490 domain-containing protein, whose translation is MTVTAGFGQALPRLLDHNTLGWVVYSGDHALSDQWALHTEYQLRRVKVLGAQQQHLARLGLVRQLTDRVTVSGGYTYFQTHEYGRYPTVSGLPQPEHRLYEDVTLTDAFGPLQLEQRLRLEQRWVGQRAEEGAGRVQAWEYQHRIRYQLAGSYPLQGPTIDDGEWYLNAFDELFISFGRNVGNNIFNQNRLSGGLGYQFSDNAKVELNYLNQVTQHAEPNPATGRPVFEINNGFRVNILYDLDFTGGQQE
- a CDS encoding M28 family peptidase; its protein translation is MFLRFYCSLLLGFLGFQVQAQQLTPSPTADTIRLRQHLLTLISTPQPRNYLHPASLQQAAEYIQQQMRTAGARTSEQTYEVQGKPYQNLIGSYGPEAGPRLIIGAHYDVCGEQPGADDNGSGVAALLELARLLGQQTNLPYRIDLVAYTLEEPPFFRTRQMGSYVHAQALHAAGVPVRGMVALEMLGYYDDRKGSQRYPFGPLKLLFGSRGNYVTVAQKFGNGRFGREFARRYRAAAALPVKRFKAPAWLPGIDFSDHLNYWQFGYSAVLLTDTAFYRNQHYHETTDTLDRLDMRRLGLAVDAVLATVLHP